The Balaenoptera ricei isolate mBalRic1 chromosome 9, mBalRic1.hap2, whole genome shotgun sequence genome segment CAGCTGCTCCTCTCGTTGACTATTGTCAGGGACCATGTAAACGATCATGGCGATGCCAAAGTAGAACCCAACCACACAGAGGTGGGAGGAGCAGGTGGAAAAGGCTTTCTTGTGGCCTTCTTTTGACTGGATCTTCAGGATGGCCCAGAGGATGCTCACATAGGAAACCAGCATCAGGGAAAGGGGTCCAACTAAGATAAACACACCATCAGCAAAGAGGAACATTTCATTGATCCCAGTATCACCGCAGGCTAATTTGAGGACAGAGCGAATATCACCGAGGAAGTGGTTCACCTCCTGGGGCCCACAAAAGGGTAATCTTAACAGGAGAATTACTTGTACTAGGGCCAGTGAAAATCCACATGCCCAGGAAGTGATGGCCAGGACCACACATGATCTCCCGTTCATGATGACAGTGTACTGAAGGGGACGGCAGATCGCCACATACCTGTCATAGGACATCACCAACAAAATCAGGCACTCTATAGAACCAAAAGTCAAATTGAAGAGCATCTGCATAGTGCATGAGATAAAGGAGATAGTTTTTTTTATGTTTCACTAGGTTTTCCAGCAAATTGGGTAAATTGCTGGAAGGAAAGGATATGTCAATAATGGCCAGATGAGAAAGGAAGTAGTACATGGGGGAGTGCAGTCTGGGGTCTAGGCAAATGAGTCCCAAGATCATGCCATTTGCCAGCAGGTTGATGGTATATAACAGGGAGAAGATACCAAAGAGGAGAAATTCCATCTCTTCACTGAGGGGGAATCCCACCAGGATGAATTCTGTAACCCATGATTGGTTGCCTTCCATTCCTAATGACAGTCTGTAAATGACTGAAGTGTGATGGAAAGGTCAGATCTGGATAGCAATGAAAACCAGAGTTACTTATCTGAAGTGAATTCAGAGGAAGCTTGTGTGCTTGTCcctacttcacttagttttttttctccaaagtttctttaccttttgttttcttactttttattgtgAAGTAATTCAAATTTTAGATAACTATCAGGAAATATAAACAATACTAGTATATAGATTTTACcatactgtttttgtttcatgttttccttatcatttattttctctgtatgCATGTAGTATCAATTTTCTATAGACCACATAATACTAAAGTGAAACCTTATGCACATACTGATACTTTATTCCTaaactcttgatttttttcaacaacaTGATTATTTACTAATCTATTCTCAGTATAATTACCAAAATCAGCAGATGTAACATTAACATGATTCACTAAATACAGCATATTCTGCTCATGTAGTCTAAGATTCAAATCCAGTATCACATATACTACTCACCTCCTCTAATCTTAAATAGTTAGCCTTTATTTCCTTGacactgatatttttaaagagtatgaGCTCTTGTTTTGTATAATGTCTCTTAACTGATATTTGCCATTGATCATCCATGTTTTAGTTCAGATTAAAATTTTtgtcaggaaaaaataaatgtgtcctTCTTAATGTCTTCCATTAATACATAGATAATGTTAATTCGCCCCAGTATTGGTGATGTTCATGTGGATCATTGGTTAAGGTGGTGTTTCCAAGTTATTTTCCTTATAAAGTTATTAATCcataatttttaagtgtatacttTCTTCCTTCTGGCTTAACAAATTATCTTATACTCATCTTGCAGATTTCTCACTTCGGCTTGGAATCAGTTATTTCACTAAAAATGTCTCCTTTTAttgaaaatacaaattttcaAAGCACTATTTGTTATTATTGggtgttaaataattttttatcatgATTGTTGGCAAATTTCTGATATCCACGTTTACTAGGGAAACATATAATTTGGGACAGTTTATAAATTGTTAAGGGATAATGGATTCTTACCTTTACTTATTTAATCCTAATACATCTTTACTGAATTCTTTTGGAGAACTAAATCAATTTTACTAAATTAACATTactattaaagaaaatgatttctGTATCACACAGTACTTTTTTGGCAAAAGTAGACTTAGAATCCCCAAATCTTATTAATTatcttgtttacatttttttgtttttctttgtatttagaaaATTATAGGCTCTCAGAAATTGTAGGCTTACAGATTAAAGTTTCAATAGTCTGGTTCAGTGTATGAATAAAGTGGCATCTACCTCATGAGATTCTGACATCAAGTTTTCTTAAGTATCTTAGAAAAACATGAAATTTGATAAAATGGTAAGAGATAATACTCATGTGAAACATACAGCAAAGGTGATCATTGTtaataatttgtatatatatttttctattattcactgtacatatattttaatatataattaaaattatatgaactgtattgtttatctttttctttcatttagcataatagcATGTACCTCTTCTATGTCAAATTTCTTTTCAACATTCtttaaacatatacacactattttgttgcatatgaatattttatgtaaCATATTGCCTTCTAACTAGGTTGTGTGCAATATAATGCCACAgtgattatattttatacatatatttttgtgtatattttattattttcttatactaaatttcaggacatggaagctctCAGTcaaatctatctacctatctatttttATCTACCTACCTGCCTACCTACCTACCTTCTGTCTACCTATCTATTGTAAGATAGCCTTAATAAAATTTCTCCTTCCAATAATGTCAATAAAATAATAGCAGCTCAGGAAACAGAGGTCTGAGTGACCAATATATGCGATTCTCTACCCAGGCAGTCCCATAACTGAGCTAGGGAGCTTTAAGTTATTTCTTCAACTCTAGTCAGTGGAATTGGCACTCATTCTATCCTCTTTTGTGGTAGGACAAATATTTCTATCAACACAGTAATCCCGAGTCTAATAATTTCCATATTAGATGACATCCTGGGAAAGTTTCAGTAAGAAATAACTATAttgtaaaacttacctcttcagcAAGGGAAGGAGTTTACTATAACTTACTAGAATTCCATTATCCAGTATCAGAGGTTACCCTATCAATATCGTTATCTGTTAGGTAACGTAAGGTCCTTTTGTTCTTTTGACCATATCAGAGCCATCTCCAGAGGAAATGCCTGCATATGATGTCTCTCACACCTATGGATTCCTCTCAAACAATAGAGTTGGGCAAATGTGAAGAACCACCACTTAACCACATTGGGAAATGATGATGAGAAAactgctgagagagagagaacccctGCCGCAGCTCAGCAGGCAGAAGCTCCAGAAGCTGGGGTGGGGTAGTCATTACTATAATGCTTTTAGTAATTatagtaatatttatatatattatatataaatagtaaTATATACAATGACTATATATTATCACAGTAATATagtcattatatatatttatatccatatacacacacacataaatatatatgtaattctgATGCATGCAAGAACTCATAAAATATACCCTTAAGagatattctgaaaaaaattctttttcagtcAATTGTATattacagatatatgtatgaattgtGATAACAGGACTATCATGCAGCATTAAACTCATTTTATTGAGGAAGAACAGTCAAAATTGTGGGAATGATGATGGCTAAACAGAATGTAAATAGCACAAATCTTGATAATGTTAAAAGAGTATTACCAAAACCAACAAAAATCAGATGTTTTAGGAGGAGGATTGTGGGAAATCATAAGAAGACAATTTTCCCCAATTGTGAAATGGGGAGTTAAAAATCAATTGTCCAAATTTGAAGGAGGTAGCTTACAAACATTAAGATTTAGATTTCAGTTTCTGGCAGGACtacataccctacactgtactcTTCTGTGAAAAATAACTAAACCTATTCTTGAGCTGAGACAGTCTGGATTCAACTATCCTTCCTGAAGAAAATTCTAAGATTTCATTTTACACAGGAAAGAAGTGATCCCAGAAAGAAAGTTCACATTGTAAAAAGAAAGATCAAAGAAAGCAGCACATACATTTGTAAAACTAAGTAGATATTGACTGTACAAAGACTACTGGGCAATGTCCTCTGGTGCCTAGAACAAGCTGAACTAAGTACATAACAATAGCATATACGTTGGGAAGAGGCTGATGGGAGTTAAAAGGTTCTAATTTCCATGCATTTTGACAGGAAAGTGTAACTACTGACTTTCGTTAGCCTTTTTCCCACACAGTGTTAATTACTCAAATGTACTGATAAATTTGGCCCATGAGCAGTGCATATTCCCATACATAAATGGAAAGAttctgcttaaaaataaaaaagtatgggATTGAAACCTGTCATTAACTGAGAAATTAAGTGTCTTTTCAGACCACATGTTAAACTACACCTGATTAAGAAGATCAGTAAAATATTAACTCTGTGGAGAGACATGGGttaaaaaatggaatagaaaaatCAAAAGTATTTCTCTCTCAATAAAAGCaacatataaaatggagaaaacctGTCAAAATAAAACTCTTTGGAATTCTGGAATCTAATCAAAAGCTATAGCTGCCAGAGGCATGCTtattacagaaaacaaacaacaaaccaaCCTGAAAATCAGTGGGAGAGATTTGTAGCATTTCAACTTACCCTGATACCATCCCCCACTCCCTAGCTCAGGAGCAGCCCTGAAGAAGATAGTCTGCACTTCTGCTCAGTACCAGAAGGAGCAGAATACGGTTTATACTCACAGAATTATGGATGTTTGATTTGACCTGTCTGGTGACTCCTTGAAGGATCCACTCAAAAGGACTTGCCTTTATTTTGACTAACTCAAAACTCTCCCAGGGCTGAGGCAGCTCCCAGAAGGGAATTGCTGAaagcatttaaaggtaaaagtaTTAGCTGCTGCCACATGAGACAAGGAGTAAAAGTTGGGGTAAACTATAGGCTAACTTGAAAGCCTGAGTGGAAAGATTGAAAATAAGATGATTTGGCAAATAAGTGATTTGAATAGTTCCAAGATATTGCTGGGAAACTAGAAGGCCGCAAACATGACCAGGGCTAGGAAAATGCTCAGAAGGGATCTGAAAAGGTCCTCATCTCTCACCTCTATCTAAACTTCAGACTCTGTACAGGAAGGAAGTTGTCTGAGTTGTAAATGACCTGAATGAGGGATGAAGGCATGTCCTGACACATAAAAAGAGCTTTTTGCAAAAATATGAAAGGAGGTTGAAAACACCTATAGTGCTGCTGGATAGTGTGCATATAAAACAGTCAGTATGCTTGCTGGCTCATTGGGTTACCAGAGCCTGAAACACCCTTATAAGATCTGGTTCTCTATCAAGGGATCATGGAGTagggtgaagaaaaataaaaattcaaaaccacAAAACAGAGAGAAGGATGGAAACTTCAAATCAATTTCAAATAATGTTAATAAAACTCTTTTATCAAAATGTGCTTAAAAACCCAATTTCCAAACACATACCAGATAAGCGCTAAAGGTGTACAAGTTAAATAATGAATCCTTATATTCGCTCAAGATGAAATTCAATGTCTAGAACAATCTTACAAAGAATCTAATATAAGCATGATTAAATGTTCcaatacatcaataaaaatattgTACTTATTAAGATTTCCAATAAATAATAAGCAATAAAAAATGGGA includes the following:
- the LOC132371372 gene encoding LOW QUALITY PROTEIN: olfactory receptor 2A2-like (The sequence of the model RefSeq protein was modified relative to this genomic sequence to represent the inferred CDS: deleted 1 base in 1 codon), with translation MEGNQSWVTEFILVGFPLSEEMEFLLFGIFSLLYTINLLANGMILGLICLDPRLHSPMYYFLSHLAIIDISFPSSNLPNLLENLVKHKKTISFISCTMQMLFNLTFGSIECLILLVMSYDRYVAICRPLQYTVIMNGRSCVVLAITSWACGFSLALVQVILLLRLPFCGPQEVNHFLGDIRSVLKLACGDTGINEMFLFADGVFILVGPLSLMLVSYVSILWAILKIQSKEGHKKAFSTCSSHLCVVGFYFGIAMIVYMVPDNSQREEQLKILFLFYTVFNPLLNPLVYSLRNAQVKAAFYRVLQKKRRTT